From Camelus ferus isolate YT-003-E chromosome 18, BCGSAC_Cfer_1.0, whole genome shotgun sequence, one genomic window encodes:
- the CHP2 gene encoding calcineurin B homologous protein 2 isoform X1, producing the protein MKSRSADLSRVSSIAGIPTQVLQTQCFFHVKQPSLGASRLCPLQLFWAVAFGPGATGRRRPGGGRGGRRPRRSSAMGSRSSHAARIPDVDSIRRETGFSQASLIRLYHRFQALDRNEKGYLSRVDLQQIGALAVNPLGDRIIDSFFPDGSLRVDFPGFVRVLAHFRPVDDEDNGNRDPKEPEPLNSRMNKLRFAFQLYDLDRDGKISRHEMLQVLRLMVGVQVTEEQLESITDRTVQEADEDGDGAVSFLEFTKSLEKMNIEQKMSIRILK; encoded by the exons ATGAAATCAAGATCCGCTGACTTGTCCAGAGTCAGTAGCATAGCTGGGATTCCAACCCAAGTGCTCCAAACCCAGTGCTTCTTCCACGTAAAACAGCCCTCACTCGGCGCCTCACGACTCTGCCCACTCCAGCTGTTTTG GGCTGTGGCCTTCGGCCCCGGGGCCACGGGGCGGAGGCGCCCGGGAGGCGGACGAGGAGGACGCCGGCCGCGCCGCAGCTCCGCCATGGGCTCCCGCAGCTCCCACGCCGCCAGGATCCCCGACGTGGACAGCATCCGGCGGGAGACCGGCT TCTCGCAGGCCAGTCTGATCCGCCTCTACCACCGGTTTCAGGCGCTGGACAGGAATGAGAAGGGCTACCTGAG CCGCGTGGATCTGCAGCAGATTGGGGCGCTGGCAGTGAACCCCCTGGGAGACCGCATTATAGACAGTTTCTTCCCTGACGG gagTCTGCGAGTGGATTTCCCAGGCTTTGTCAGAGTCCTGGCTCATTTTCGACCTGTAGATGATGAGGACAACGGAAACCGGGACCCTAAGGAACCTGAACCCCTCAACAGCAGAATGAACAAACTTCGCT TTGCATTTCAGCTCTACGACCTGGACCGAGATGGAAAGATCTCCAGGCATGAGATGCTCCAG GTACTCCGGCTGATGGTCGGGGTACAGGTAACCGAAGAGCAGCTGGAGAGCATCACCGACCGCACGGTGCAGGAAGCTGACGAAGATGGGGATGGGGCTGTGTCCTTCCTGGAGTTCACCAAG TCCTTAGAGAAGATGAACATTGAGCAGAAAATGAGCATCCGGATTCTGAAGTGA
- the CHP2 gene encoding calcineurin B homologous protein 2 isoform X2, translating to MKPPVVRARPADPAALGTVFYSPGSRVGGEERRGSRAWLPARAVAFGPGATGRRRPGGGRGGRRPRRSSAMGSRSSHAARIPDVDSIRRETGFSQASLIRLYHRFQALDRNEKGYLSRVDLQQIGALAVNPLGDRIIDSFFPDGSLRVDFPGFVRVLAHFRPVDDEDNGNRDPKEPEPLNSRMNKLRFAFQLYDLDRDGKISRHEMLQVLRLMVGVQVTEEQLESITDRTVQEADEDGDGAVSFLEFTKSLEKMNIEQKMSIRILK from the exons ATGAAACCGCCCGTTGTTCGCGCCCGCCCCGCTGACCCCGCCGCCCTGGGCACGGTTTTCTATTCGCCCGGGTCGCGGGTGGGAGGCGAGGAACGCCGGGGTTCACGAGCCTGGCTCCCCGCCAGGGCTGTGGCCTTCGGCCCCGGGGCCACGGGGCGGAGGCGCCCGGGAGGCGGACGAGGAGGACGCCGGCCGCGCCGCAGCTCCGCCATGGGCTCCCGCAGCTCCCACGCCGCCAGGATCCCCGACGTGGACAGCATCCGGCGGGAGACCGGCT TCTCGCAGGCCAGTCTGATCCGCCTCTACCACCGGTTTCAGGCGCTGGACAGGAATGAGAAGGGCTACCTGAG CCGCGTGGATCTGCAGCAGATTGGGGCGCTGGCAGTGAACCCCCTGGGAGACCGCATTATAGACAGTTTCTTCCCTGACGG gagTCTGCGAGTGGATTTCCCAGGCTTTGTCAGAGTCCTGGCTCATTTTCGACCTGTAGATGATGAGGACAACGGAAACCGGGACCCTAAGGAACCTGAACCCCTCAACAGCAGAATGAACAAACTTCGCT TTGCATTTCAGCTCTACGACCTGGACCGAGATGGAAAGATCTCCAGGCATGAGATGCTCCAG GTACTCCGGCTGATGGTCGGGGTACAGGTAACCGAAGAGCAGCTGGAGAGCATCACCGACCGCACGGTGCAGGAAGCTGACGAAGATGGGGATGGGGCTGTGTCCTTCCTGGAGTTCACCAAG TCCTTAGAGAAGATGAACATTGAGCAGAAAATGAGCATCCGGATTCTGAAGTGA